The nucleotide sequence AATACCAGATGTACATCAAAGTGATCCCAAGAATGCATATAACGTATGCAGTAGTTGCAAGTAACATCACATGGACATGGCTGCAATGTAAATCCCATTACAAAAATAGTCATAATCACAGGTAATAACAGCAGGAAAATGCAGCCTATAACATGCATTGTGTTTCAACTGGAGTTTCCCAATAATTGCCTAGGCCTTAGACTACAAGCAGTTGAACTCTGCAGCAATCCCAAGAGGATAGTGACTTATTGCCAAAAGCCAGGCAAACCTGTGCAGCAATGAGCGAATTTCCTGAATGTCCCAATGAGGTGGTCATCTCATCTCATGCCAGTCAATTTCCAATTCATTGCACCCAGGATTTGTATTGGTATAGGTTTGAATAAGGAGATCCTTACCATTTCTCAGCATTTTTATCAGATTGACAGCAATCATTCAACCATGTAATGAAACTGATGATGCTGATTAGCTGAATTAGCAGAAAGACCCTGCAAATGTTTATGATAACCAAAAGGCTATAAGTAACTTCAAAGACTGAACTAGTAGGCACAGATTCTTTATAAAATTGCTGAAAATCCAGTACTCAAACTTAGGCATTATGCATGATTTGAAGCAAACATAGAGGGTGAATAGTGATACCCAGCGCCAAAATGTGCGACCTCACCTGCCAACAAGTAATACGTTACAAGCACGATCAGTATTTGAGACCATAAGAACTTAAAATTCAGATTTAAAACGTAAAGAAAGAAGATCTATCATAAGGTTGCTGGAGGACTGAATTGCACTAACCATAAAGTTTAATGACAGTCGAAGGAACAAAAAATGGAAGCACTGTGAGTCCAGTCATCAAGAAAATCTTAGCAGACCACCATCCAGAATGCCACAGTTCTCTAGGTTCGCACAACTTTGAAGTACCAACTGTAGAAAGAAACATTATAAAATAGAATATCTATGCTGCTATTAAGGTTCGCATGCTCTACTCATTGACTGACAGATATGGAAGATTATCAGAGTTGAGACAATGATTGGGCTGCTTTTGGTCTTCTTGGTCTGATGGTATCCTAATACCCTACTGGGGGATACATCCATCCCGTACCTTAACCTTTCCCGTTAAGGCACAGTGAACATCAGCAAGGTTTCAGgtgtataatttaatttctgcaCCTCTCACTGAAGTAATTCTCAATTCTTTTTGTCCTCCTCCATCATAATAGCAAAGTTCTAGTAAGGCATCAATCTTGACAAAAGGGCTTGAGTTCCGATATTTTCTTAGTGTATTGGAGAACAAGAAGATAAACACAGAAATTAGAACTTGCATACACTGCATTCTCAGtctgtaaaaaaagaaaaacttctTAAATTACGTTCACGGAGCTTGATGAaacattttcacaaaaaaaaagcTTTCTTGTCTTGAAGGCTGAAAtagcttttttattttctctcttccatTTCTGTTGTGGACCAAAAATCCGGTTTTTCCAAACtagcataaaattttataacagAATAGTCCTTGCACCTTGGAATTTACCAGGCACTGTTAACTAATGAAGAACTGAGACAGTATTACAAACAACTGAATTGATGTTCCTTAACTGAAAGGATACAAAGCATCCCAAACTAACTCGCAGAACCCCTTCTGTACCCAAACACTCTTTGCCCCCTTCACATCCTTTTAGTCCTGTAGGCAAACAACCATGTAAGTATCCAAAAATGTATTGTCCTCGACACTGGTGGATTATATGGAAAacagactaaaaaaaaaaaaaatgctatcaGGTTTTATCGCTAAGGCCTCTTGTCAAACTTTGCCTGCTGTAACATGATGGCTTTCTAAATCCATGGCTACTTCATGATTCAAATGGAACAATGCTCTCATGTGACAATGGTTCTTTTGACAAGGAAGAAATGAATGTATCTGGCATTCCCAAGTACCACGCATGAAGATAATGCAATTTCAGAAAAATGGCTGAAGAAGGTAAGAAACTTCATTGGAAGTAAAAGTAAATTcctcaaattataaaaatataaaaaacttaatCAATCTCACCAGTCACCAGTGATACCCCAATTCTATGCAAGGGTACCTGACCGCAATTACTAGGAAACTAGTGGTACGAAAATTTTGGTGATAAGAGCTAAACCAAGCATATGATTTGGGAACTAACTACCATCTGTTtaagaattaaaacaaatgtATTCAGGAAATGAATCAATCTTACTTTCCATTTCTGTCAAGATGTTATGGCCATAATCTCGAACTGCCCATGCAAGCAAAGTTGCGATCAGAAACAGTAGGCCGTAGACATATCTGGCCATCCAAGGGTTGGAGCCATTTCGAAATTGGCTGAACCAAGATCCCTTCTTGAGCTTGGCATACCGGTCCATTGTGCCGTTCACCATTCCCTCCTCCATTTCTTACTTCAGCCGGCAATGATCTTCCATCACATATAGCATCAAATGGAGGGGCAAAGACTTAGTGGATTCGATTCCACTAGTTTTCTCTTCAGCTGCAACTCTAACCAATGATGAAGTTAGATACTTTAGTAGGACATGGATGTAAATTGTTTACCCCAATGGACAAAGTTCACAAAAAAACAATGAGTGCTCAGTTTCAACTGTTATGGCAATAAACTCTCAAGGaatgaaactgaaactgaaactgggGAATGTTAGAATGGTTTGTTTCGTATGAATCAGGAAAACAAATCCACTTCAGGACAGTCaactaattatattttaacCACACAGATtgcaagttgaaaaaaaaaaactaattgcATATTGGAAAAATACATTTTACCCGTGTGATTTAGCTAGAAAATACATAAGCCCCATAGTTTTAAAACTGAACACAGTCCCCATGTATTTAGgccaaaatgaaaaatgtataAAGCGTGTTAATATTAATAAAGCTGCAGTCATGAGTATGGCTTATATCACTCCTTTATCCGCTGAAAAGCATggttaaaaatatacttttaccCTTTATGCGTGTACATAACATATTGTCTTCTTCAAAACCCTATACACCAAACCCACTCTTTCAAGAAGCCCAAATTTTAAACTCTTAAAACGTTTtacatttgattttcaaaatttgaagaaatcccATTTCTTTTAGGCCATCTAGGCCCCAATATTtgtaaaatcctatttttttggcATTACATAATTTCAAATCGAATACGATCttaatctattttattataaaaaggAAATCTCATACgaaacaaatattttgaaatatatctttcGTAGAAATGGagctttttttttataaatttttcatatatgatAACACACTTagtaatcaaaatttaaaatatgaactAACTGgatacaaaaaatttgaagtaAATCAAACTTAATAGATGACCTTGTATTTCCTCTCTTCTTAGCCCATgaatcttcttctcttctttatcTCGTTTTCTCAATGTTAACACAAAGTCCTAATTTTCTTCTATTCCTTTGAAAGAGACCCTGAATAATCTGTATGTTTTACTGCACCAGCCTTCAAAGGGAACATATTAACTTAATCTTGTACCTCTTGCGGTACAAGACAAATGGATCAGCTTCCAATTTTTCACTGTAACCCGATTAATTTTTGGCGGATGATTGTACTAAATGCAAAATGAATGGTTTTAAAAATGAGAGAAGATCCATCTTGATCAAGAGGGTTAGTGCTTCACAATGGGAGAGTTTCTGTATTACACATTAACAGAAATGTACAATATATTAGCTCGCCTTAGTTCGAAAATACAATTAAGCTGTCAGAAGAAAGCTTATTCCATGCCTAACAAGTAGCAAGTGTAGAAGGAGCCAGAGAAGTTACACGTAACCCAGttaggaaataaaaacaaaaaaaaagggaaagcaAGGACAGGTGACGAAATTGATGTTTCTATTATTATGCAAAGCCGCAAATGACTTGCACTGACAATAACGGGTGTCTCATTATGCAGCGAATTAAATGAACACGGTACACTTACAAAGCAACTCTCTGTATATTATAGTGCCCTACCTTGGAGGTCTGGACAACGTGAGGAATAATTGTGACCACAGTCCTATCAATTCATAGTGGCTGATGGGTCATCACTAGTGAATGCAGTTAGCTCCACTGTATTGCTTGAGCTGCCCCCCTTTAGGAGAGTGCAATTTtattcaccccctttaacgggggtgaacatAACCCCCAGTCTTTTGGGGGTTAAATGTAACAGAGGGGCAGCAATGTAGCCAGTATATGTTTTGTTCTACCtgttttgttgtttgtttgtttaatcCATATTAAGTTCAACGTATTTCCTAAAGTTACTTGTTTGTCAAAAATCATGTTCTCGAGTCCGATTGTAGTTTCCCAGCCATGGTCTCAAAAAACATTCCTAcaaccaaaaatttaaaattttgaagtcTATTCCCAGAATATTATTTTCTGCAATTATAAGATCGGGAAATAAGATAAAAATCGATCGGTTTGAGGGAAACGCATTTAACAACTAGGTGTGCAAGATAGTTCAGTGCTGCTAGACAATCTCAATCTTGTTGCTTATCGAGGCATTATTTTTTTGGCTATCATCCTGCCTAACTCTTTATTTCACCATTAAACTTGTTGAGGTTGACAGTTCAATGAGAATCACATAATCTATTAGTGCTCAAGTATTGTCCGtagatctaaaaatatttttttttaaattattaatctattcaaattttaaacCCGAATAAGTATATGATGATACGCTAATTCAAcgcttttttttcttaaatagaAGTTGAAGCTGGTAGAGGTGCACATTTAACTCAAAGCCCAGAGTGTAATTGGGATTGGGCTAGACGCTGAGCCGAACCCAGCAAGCTGCGCCGGGGGACCCAAGCACTCCTGCCCAAGTCCTGAAGTGAAATCACTTTGCTGAGGCATTAGCTGCTAAGTGCCTCAAAGTGTCTCTAATTGTGAACGTTTGAAAGAAgttttagttataattttttatttaaaaatataaacttaacatattatttaaatttgctTTTAGTCTTATTCTtgttagtctttttttttttctttctttttcctttcctcCCTTTTCTGTCACCGGCAAACATATTTGTCAAAAAAACCATCCCCCTAATGAGTCAGcgaaattaaacaaaaaaatattaaaaataatataattactaAACAGCCCTCCATCAATGAAGGATTCTAGCAGATCTTCGACTTCCTACGTATGTTTAGAGTTGGCAATGGTTcagtttggttttgatttttgtcaaaatcataaccaaaccaaacttaaattactaaaaccaaaaccaaaccattacccatttagttttaaaaatttaaaaccataaccaaaccatttggtttcggttcgatttcggtttaaccatgatttttttagtttaatccatatcaacaaacaaagacaaatagcattcataaatttttttgataatttcacaacaaacaaagataaattctaataaagttaccttattcttgcataaagttacaaaacttattggatataaaatcacatttccaaacctacaattgttaagatcaataaattaatatgtgcataattaaattgtaatttaagctaaaaaaaattagctacgaaagttaataccttcatcaacattaatatattattcgtaaattgatgcatattcatctgaaatgaatgagccaactccatctaacaaaattataaatataaaaaataaattaatatgaagagagatgaagcagagagcgagaggtagcgagggtgagagagatcgagggcgagcgagagcaagagagatctagcgagggcgagcgagagcaagagagatctagcgagggcgagtgagagcaagaaaGATGCAGAGAGCAAGGGCAATTGGCGAGCTCGcgcggaggagcaagagaaatgaggcagaaatggtgagagagattgagggcaagTGAGAgtaggggccgagccctagcaagagcaagagagatccagcgagggcgagcgagagcaagagacatgtagagagcaagggcgagggcagGCAgacgagcgagaggcagcgagggtgagagagagtgaggttgagagaggaaggagaagagaaagggagaagagtTTGCAAGCAAGACAATTGGGCTAGAGTGGGTTGGGCTCAGGTGggcggggttgtatataatatatattatatatatattcggttcggttcggtttcaattcgggttttggtttgattttagtaaaaaccataaccaaaccatactcattgaaacagtgttcgatttttacccgaaccaaaccattattcagtcaaacgatttttaaccgcgttgaccaATTCGATTTCGATTCGATTCCCCACGATTTcagttgcaattgccatcctcATGTCAGTGGCTGAGTTATATAGTCGTTTCTTTGAGATCTATGACACAGTGATACGCCGTGATCATAAATCTAGTACTGTTGCGGACACCTAGAAACTACCATCTTCACATGCATATAGTTAACGAAGCTAGTCAACAccatgaaaatatttattttctctacGAAGTTTCCATGTTGCGAAGTCGCCAAATCAAAAAACTAAACCGTTAACGACAGAGTTTAAAATTCTTCAGCACAAAATCCAACCAGTCCGTACTACACTCAAAAACAATCACACCATATATCTCACTGGAAATTGAGACATTTTAATGGGCATGTCAAAAGAAAGATGACTCGACTATTCTAGTTACGATGAGAAGAAAGTCTAACATATAACAAAGATAATCAAGTTATTTGAGCACACGTCAATATTTGtataatatttaacattttaagatagtttaaaagaaaaagtttacttttttaaaaaattaaccaaataaattttaactttagACATTTTACGTGTCCAAAACATTTGTTAGCATCTCCACTTTTTCTTGCCTATTGAAAGGGTTTAACAGTAGTAAGGGATTCTTATATCATCCAGCCTAATACATGTCTTACATACGAAATTAAGTTTTAGAGccaataaaaaattttgttgttattttccATATCACTACATAGAACTTTCAATAAGTTATTCTGATAATAttatcgatttttttttaatttttaaaattcatttaactataaCAAACAACTATTCAAATACCATATAAATTTGAGACttcttatttttgataaatttaattaagggCTGTTCTCATttcaacaaaacaacaaaagttcCAACCGGGGCTGCTACCTCTGGAGCAGCATCTCCATTTTTCACAATCACGTGCATTTGTATCAAGAATTTGGTTCATTCAGGATATATTTGATCCTTCCTAAATTCTTGTCAAGAAATTGATATTACAGTTTTAGAAATGaataggggtgttcaaaaaatgGTCCCCTGACTCAAGTCGCCTGCTGCAAAATCCCCAGTGGCCACTTCAATAGTTCTATGCATTTCTTTTCCCGTTCTACCCCTAACAATTTACCAAATTATGGGCGGGACTAgaggtgttcaaaaaaatcggtgcaccaCAAAAATCAGtcaaatcgaaccgaatcaaATTGAAccgatcgatttttttttttgacggtcaaaaacggtttggattctgtccaaaccgcgcggtttgcggtttggacagttgattgttcggttttaaaccgaaccgtccaagaaaataataaaaaaattattattataaaaatctaataattggtCATCCCatcgtatttattttttacactattttgtctttattttttgctcctatttatttacatttaattgtctttatttaccaatatttatatctttattcatcatttttaaatatcttttttagtaattttaagtaacatttcaaaccgcggtaaatcccaccaaaccagaccgcaaatgcgatctggtttggtgcggtttgaCCAACCCAAACTAGACCGCGGTCTGATTTAGTTGAAAAATCACACTAACGATTTGGCGTGCTAAAAATGATTCAGACCGGCCAAATCATACTGCGAACACCCCTAACTGCGACATTCTTCTCAACAAAATGATTCCAGTGACCACAAAGGGTATATTTGTCAACTAGTGATTTATTTGACTGTTCTACCCCAAAGAACTAGTTCGTTAAAATTACATGTGGCAACGTCATTGTTTCAAGAAACCACAAAGGGTATATTTATCAGTCAGGAACTGCATTTGAACAGTTTCTTTTACTTTCCCCTGTTTCTATCTAAGGAGAAACGGCAAgaaaattaagttgaaaaacTCGAAAACTTTCCCAATGATTGAAAAATTCAGATATAAATGACAAGACGAGGACAGATtgagagtgtgtgtgtgaacAGAAACAGCAGCAATCAATCTTGAGATTTATTAAAAACTGGCCACACACACACTCGCACAGcattgtaaataaaattaaaaaaattgagaatcgCAGAAACTTAATCCAAGGTATAGCTGCAGAACCAATCGACAAGAATCTTGACCATCGACGATGCAATACAGATCACATACAGAAATATATGACGGAAACAGCTTTGAATTTCACAACGAAAACAGTGAAATGACCGACGAAACAGATAAGAGGCATGAGCAGATCACTGTAGTGGATTCAAGATCACAAGCAAGAAATGCTAAATCTGATAGATATagagaggaagagaaatagaaagaTTACGTACCGGAAGAGAAGGATTTTGAAGAGGCAAACCAGATCCGATCCAGTCTCCTTCTCAGAGAAGATGCTTCAACAATTCCCCCCCGgccttctctcttcttcttttcaatggATTCCTTCAAGGCGGCAACGGCAAAGAAGGCAGTAACAGAGggagagggatagagagagagagatttctggtttcttcttcttggcgctttttgtctttcttaaatcttcactttagtttcatcaatacaaaaatatatacagaAAAATCTGCAGTTTCATATGTATGgaaatatagagagagagagagagagaaggagagagaaagagagtgagattGCTTTACTGGCTTCCTTTTTCCCGCCGAAGGCTTGCCGTTTCCGCTTGAGGGTCGTACCTTGCACGGCTTCCCACTTGTATTCTCCTCCACCCCaatcctttcttttcttttttttttttaataataattagcaGAGAAGCAGTTAttgcaaatatttttccaaacaaCCGTGAAGAGGTTAATTATACCAATATTAAgtcaattttacattttattactattttattactaaactttgaaatgttacttgttagtcattgatatttcaaaacggtCAGTGTTTAGTCactgaatttaaaaatattacctattaattactgatattttaaaattgttactacttaatcattgaactttaaaatgttacatattagtcactaatattttaaaactgctACTACTTAGTCATTGAGtatttcaaaatcgtttttcaCCTGTCACTCGatagtcattgaactttaagttcacgagtgacgAATGAGaaacatttttgaaatattagtaactaacaggtaatattttaaagttcagtataacagttttaaaatatcagtaattaataattaatattttaaagtttagtaactaagcaataacagttttgaaatatcagtgactaacaggtaacatttcaaaatttagtaACCAATTAGTAATATAATGCAAAGTTAGattattattagtataattaaccCGTCGTGAATATAGTAACAACTTTATATCTTCGCAAGAACATATACAGGatgttatgaaaaatagaaaaaacaattTCAGACATTTTTTCACTGTTAAAAATGTtgcaataatgttatttatggTCCTGTTTttaacgtgtatatatatagtaataataaatttaaattgtgaagaaaatttggaattattattttttaatattctcttttctatattataaaagaagaaaataatattattatcttttagaGTTGACTTCactgtttattttttaatattaaattatttaaaaaataatattaaaaattataattaatgacGATGTCATCAGTTATGTAACATCTCTTCGTTAAAAGACCCTAAAGAGATCATATATCATTATCTTTTCTATCTAACACATCatctaataaaaatacaatacatgatcaataacATCGCCATATTCCTAACTTacctttattaaaaaaataataccatTTATTTAGATTAAGTGATATATTTTCATTACTCAATGGAAATGTGTACACAAAATATGGATAGTACCATCTAAACTGAAAATTTAACTTCGgtttagataaataatattatttttattaaaatgacaaataaagcaaaaattgattttaacaTTGAATGAGATagtgtttgataattttaattttgttttaacttaattgcattttttgctaaactaaaataaaa is from Diospyros lotus cultivar Yz01 chromosome 2, ASM1463336v1, whole genome shotgun sequence and encodes:
- the LOC127793845 gene encoding uncharacterized protein LOC127793845 encodes the protein MEEGMVNGTMDRYAKLKKGSWFSQFRNGSNPWMARYVYGLLFLIATLLAWAVRDYGHNILTEMERLKGCEGGKECLGTEGVLRVSLGCFIFYFIMFLSTVGTSKLCEPRELWHSGWWSAKIFLMTGLTVLPFFVPSTVIKLYGEVAHFGAGVFLLIQLISIISFITWLNDCCQSDKNAEKCHVHVMLLATTAYVICILGITLMYIWYSPEPSCLLNIFFITQTLVLLQLMTSVSLHPKVNAGFLTPGFMGLYVVFLCWCAIRSEPPEEKCIKKAEGATRDWLTIISFVVAILAMVIATFSTGIDSKCFQFSRKDDTESEDDVPYGFGFFHFVFATGAMYFAMLLIGWNTHHTMKKWTIDVGWTSTWVRMINEWLAAGLYIWLLVAPIVWKNRQAAGSV